A part of Thermotoga petrophila RKU-1 genomic DNA contains:
- the plsY gene encoding glycerol-3-phosphate 1-O-acyltransferase PlsY, whose amino-acid sequence MGWWLFPILGYFIGSIPFSYLIPKWLKGIDVRKVGSGNVGATNAIRTTGPVVGGICLLLDALKGFFPVFIATTFSGDPKLVSLTAIATVLGHDFPIFMKFKGGKGVASTLGIIFCLSWPTGIVFTLTWLVIVMLTKYASLGSLVALYISALLGYLFKGYDTGMLILILAVLSTLRHSENIQRLLNGTERKVNLFKR is encoded by the coding sequence GTGGGCTGGTGGCTTTTCCCGATTCTCGGTTACTTCATAGGGTCTATTCCCTTCAGTTACTTGATCCCGAAGTGGCTGAAGGGCATCGATGTGAGAAAAGTAGGTAGCGGCAACGTTGGTGCGACGAACGCCATAAGGACCACAGGCCCTGTTGTTGGAGGCATCTGTCTTCTTCTGGATGCTTTGAAGGGATTTTTCCCTGTGTTCATTGCCACAACTTTCTCAGGAGATCCAAAGCTTGTATCACTCACGGCGATTGCAACCGTCCTCGGACACGATTTCCCGATCTTTATGAAGTTCAAAGGTGGAAAGGGAGTCGCTTCCACTCTTGGAATTATTTTCTGTCTTTCGTGGCCTACAGGGATTGTGTTCACACTGACCTGGCTTGTCATCGTAATGCTCACTAAATACGCATCGCTTGGATCTCTTGTGGCTCTTTACATTTCTGCTCTTCTGGGGTATCTGTTCAAAGGCTACGATACGGGAATGTTGATTCTCATTCTCGCGGTTCTTTCCACTCTCAGACACTCCGAAAACATCCAGCGTCTCCTAAACGGTACGGAAAGGAAGGTAAACCTTTTCAAGAGGTGA
- the der gene encoding ribosome biogenesis GTPase Der, translating into MATVLIVGKPNVGKSTLFNKLVRKKKAIVEDEEGVTRDPVQDTVEWYGKTFKLVDTCGVFDNPQDIISQKMKEVTLNMIREADLVLFVVDGKKGITKEDESLADFLRKSNVDTILVANKTENLREFEREVKPELYGLGFGEPIPVSAEHNVNLDVLVETIIRKLEEKGLDLESKPEITDAIKVAIVGRPNVGKSTLFNAILNKERALVSPIPGTTRDPVDEEVFIDGRKYVFVDTAGLRRKSRVEPRTVEKYSNYRVVDSIEKADVVVIVLDATQGITRQDQRIAGLVERRGRASVVVFNKWDLVEHREKRYDEFTKLFREKFYFVDYSPLIFISADKGWNIDKVIDAINLAYASYTTKVPSSAINSALQKVLAFTNLPRGLKIFFGLQVDIKPPTFLFFVNSIEKIKNPQKVFLRKLIRDYVFPFEGSPIFLKFKRSR; encoded by the coding sequence ATGGCGACAGTTCTGATAGTTGGTAAACCAAACGTTGGAAAGTCTACTCTGTTCAACAAGCTTGTGAGAAAGAAAAAGGCTATTGTCGAAGATGAAGAAGGGGTCACTCGTGACCCCGTTCAAGATACTGTAGAGTGGTACGGGAAAACCTTTAAACTCGTGGACACCTGTGGTGTCTTCGACAATCCACAGGACATCATTTCTCAAAAGATGAAGGAAGTTACTCTGAACATGATCAGAGAAGCCGATCTTGTTCTGTTCGTTGTCGATGGAAAGAAAGGAATCACAAAAGAAGACGAGTCGCTTGCCGATTTTCTCAGGAAATCCAACGTTGATACTATCCTTGTGGCAAACAAAACGGAAAATCTCAGAGAGTTTGAAAGAGAAGTGAAGCCGGAGCTTTACGGTTTGGGGTTTGGAGAACCAATACCTGTTTCTGCAGAACACAACGTGAATCTCGATGTTCTTGTTGAAACAATCATTAGAAAGCTCGAAGAAAAAGGACTGGATTTAGAGTCAAAGCCCGAGATCACAGACGCAATAAAAGTTGCCATCGTTGGCCGACCAAATGTTGGAAAATCCACACTCTTCAACGCTATATTGAACAAAGAGCGAGCTCTGGTGTCACCGATACCCGGAACGACGAGAGATCCTGTTGACGAGGAAGTGTTTATAGACGGGAGAAAATACGTATTCGTTGACACAGCTGGTTTGAGGAGAAAGTCCAGGGTCGAGCCCAGGACTGTTGAGAAGTACAGCAACTACAGGGTTGTGGACAGCATAGAAAAAGCGGACGTTGTTGTAATAGTTCTCGATGCAACTCAGGGTATCACAAGACAGGACCAGAGAATAGCCGGTCTTGTTGAAAGACGAGGGAGAGCCAGCGTCGTTGTTTTCAACAAATGGGACCTCGTGGAACACCGCGAAAAAAGATACGACGAATTCACCAAACTATTCAGAGAAAAGTTCTATTTCGTCGATTACAGTCCGCTCATCTTTATCTCCGCAGATAAAGGCTGGAACATAGACAAGGTGATAGACGCTATCAATTTAGCGTACGCTTCTTACACCACAAAAGTACCATCCAGCGCTATTAATTCGGCTCTCCAGAAAGTGCTCGCATTCACGAATCTCCCTCGCGGCCTCAAGATCTTTTTCGGTCTTCAGGTGGATATAAAACCACCCACTTTCCTTTTCTTTGTGAACAGCATAGAGAAGATAAAAAATCCACAGAAGGTTTTCCTCAGAAAACTGATCAGGGACTACGTCTTTCCATTCGAGGGATCTCCTATATTCTTAAAGTTCAAGAGGAGCAGGTGA
- a CDS encoding 30S ribosomal protein S1, giving the protein MEPFEFNDEILSQYEPEEFRRGQIVTGVVIGKEDGGVVVDFGGKSEGFVPENELIKSLDEYKVGENLTLQILNLNYEERSILSERRPVLRKTLEELRKDYEEKKPVKARIVSQTKGGYNVLLKGVVSAFLPGSHSLLRRNDPIPEKEIEVIILEMVQTKRGSRIVVSRRALQDRKIEEFFSEKKVGDIIEGTVKGISNAGVEVEISEGIRGFIPKSELSYDNRISPEDVVKPGQNITAKIIELDERKKNVILSLKRLMPDPWEKVKEKYPVGKVVGGEVISIHSFGFFVRLEPGVEGLVPRSEVFWGNARKNLEEVVSVGDLVKVEVINVDKENRKLTLSYRKAKGDPWENIEDRYNVNNVVTGKVTGIIKQGAFVELEEGVEGFVPVSEISWKRIDEPGEILKIGEKVKVKILKIDKENRKITLSIRRTQENPWERALKELKPDSIVRGTIERIVNSGVIVKVEKYDVEGFVPNNHLVSEPETGKILNLVVLRIDPDEVFGGRMILSEKRYEERKNIEEYKKMVEKESSQKTIGDLLKKNGE; this is encoded by the coding sequence ATGGAACCATTTGAATTCAACGATGAAATCCTCAGCCAGTACGAACCTGAGGAGTTCAGAAGGGGGCAGATCGTAACGGGAGTGGTTATAGGTAAGGAAGACGGCGGCGTGGTGGTGGATTTCGGGGGAAAAAGTGAAGGATTCGTACCGGAGAACGAACTGATCAAATCATTAGATGAGTACAAAGTGGGTGAGAATCTCACCCTTCAAATACTGAATCTGAACTACGAAGAGAGATCTATTCTCTCAGAGAGGAGACCCGTTCTTCGAAAAACACTCGAAGAGTTGAGAAAAGATTACGAAGAAAAGAAACCTGTGAAAGCCCGCATTGTTTCGCAGACAAAGGGAGGATACAACGTTTTATTGAAAGGAGTAGTCTCTGCTTTTCTTCCAGGATCACACTCTCTTCTCAGAAGAAACGATCCTATACCTGAAAAAGAAATAGAAGTCATCATTCTGGAAATGGTACAGACAAAACGGGGATCCAGAATAGTTGTTTCGCGAAGAGCTCTCCAGGATAGGAAAATTGAAGAGTTCTTCTCAGAAAAGAAAGTGGGGGATATCATAGAAGGTACCGTGAAAGGGATCAGCAACGCAGGTGTCGAGGTTGAAATTTCGGAGGGAATTAGGGGATTCATCCCCAAGAGCGAACTCAGCTACGACAACAGGATATCCCCTGAAGACGTAGTGAAACCCGGCCAGAACATAACAGCGAAGATAATCGAACTGGACGAGAGAAAAAAGAACGTCATCCTGAGTTTGAAAAGACTCATGCCCGATCCGTGGGAAAAAGTGAAGGAGAAATACCCGGTTGGAAAAGTGGTGGGTGGAGAAGTTATTTCGATTCATTCGTTTGGATTTTTTGTGAGGCTGGAGCCCGGTGTGGAAGGACTCGTTCCGAGATCTGAGGTCTTCTGGGGGAATGCAAGAAAAAACCTAGAAGAAGTAGTGAGTGTTGGAGATCTGGTGAAGGTTGAAGTTATCAATGTAGATAAAGAAAACAGAAAACTCACTCTGAGTTACAGAAAAGCAAAGGGAGATCCATGGGAAAACATCGAGGACAGATACAATGTCAACAACGTGGTGACGGGAAAGGTGACAGGAATCATAAAACAGGGAGCTTTTGTCGAGTTAGAAGAAGGCGTTGAAGGATTCGTCCCCGTCTCTGAAATTTCGTGGAAAAGAATCGACGAACCCGGAGAAATTCTAAAGATCGGTGAAAAAGTGAAGGTGAAGATCTTGAAGATAGACAAAGAAAACAGAAAGATCACTCTCAGCATAAGAAGAACCCAAGAAAATCCTTGGGAACGTGCACTCAAAGAGTTGAAACCAGATTCTATTGTGAGGGGGACCATAGAAAGAATCGTGAACTCAGGAGTGATAGTAAAAGTCGAAAAGTACGATGTGGAAGGTTTCGTGCCGAACAACCATCTTGTCAGTGAACCTGAAACGGGGAAAATTTTAAACCTCGTTGTTCTTAGAATAGATCCCGATGAAGTGTTTGGCGGAAGAATGATACTGAGTGAGAAGCGATATGAAGAGAGAAAGAACATAGAGGAGTACAAAAAAATGGTAGAGAAGGAGAGTTCTCAGAAAACCATTGGAGACCTTCTCAAGAAGAATGGAGAGTGA
- the ispH gene encoding 4-hydroxy-3-methylbut-2-enyl diphosphate reductase — protein MKIVVAKNIGFCFGVERAIRTVEELLDEGKKVVTDGEIVHNKQVMEKLTKKGLKVSSEITDGEVFVVRAHGIPKDRLEELKRIFPEVVDLTCPIVSQLFKTAQRYAKERKVIVFGKEDHPEMVALKGYAPAIVTKVPFKLEEKKVVFLSQTTSSLEEYKEFVVTMIRMNEFEEAVFLNTICPVTVNREREVEELSRICELSIVVGGRHSSNTGKLFRIASKHSKTIWIESPDELPADVVKYGTVCVFSGTSTPNSLIENVVRKLKEMEGKRDGTI, from the coding sequence TTGAAAATAGTGGTGGCAAAGAACATCGGTTTTTGTTTCGGAGTGGAAAGAGCGATAAGAACCGTGGAGGAGCTACTCGATGAAGGAAAGAAAGTGGTAACAGATGGAGAGATAGTCCACAACAAACAGGTGATGGAAAAACTGACAAAAAAAGGATTGAAGGTGTCTTCGGAGATAACAGACGGAGAAGTGTTCGTTGTAAGGGCCCACGGTATCCCGAAAGACAGGCTCGAGGAACTGAAAAGGATCTTTCCAGAGGTTGTCGATCTCACTTGCCCCATAGTTTCTCAACTGTTCAAGACCGCTCAAAGATATGCCAAAGAGAGAAAAGTCATCGTTTTTGGAAAGGAAGACCACCCGGAAATGGTGGCGCTGAAAGGATACGCTCCTGCCATCGTCACGAAGGTTCCGTTCAAGCTCGAAGAGAAAAAGGTGGTCTTTCTCTCTCAAACCACTTCTTCACTTGAAGAATACAAAGAGTTCGTTGTAACGATGATCAGGATGAACGAATTCGAAGAAGCCGTTTTCCTCAACACCATATGCCCCGTAACTGTGAACCGAGAAAGGGAAGTGGAAGAGCTTTCGAGGATCTGCGAACTTTCTATAGTGGTTGGAGGAAGACATAGTTCAAACACCGGGAAACTCTTCAGAATCGCTTCAAAACACTCAAAAACGATCTGGATAGAGTCACCTGACGAATTGCCAGCGGACGTAGTAAAATATGGTACGGTGTGTGTGTTCAGCGGTACCTCTACACCCAATTCTCTGATAGAAAATGTTGTCAGAAAACTGAAAGAGATGGAGGGGAAGAGAGATGGAACCATTTGA
- the cmk gene encoding (d)CMP kinase, whose protein sequence is MGFQIAIDGPAASGKSTVARLLAEKLGFDHLNTGATYRSVAVYLHERGFSPFSAEKEIENALKDLKIDYVNGRVYINGEDYTEKIQSPEAGVLASNFARLEVVRRHLVRIQREICDDKNIVVEGRDIGTVVLPNAHLKIFLTASLEARVERKLKEYQKRGLKVTKEEVERELISRDEQDSKRNVAPLKPAEDAVIIDTTSMSVEEVLDRILKLVRERMNT, encoded by the coding sequence ATGGGGTTCCAGATAGCAATAGATGGGCCCGCAGCGTCTGGAAAGTCCACAGTAGCTAGACTCCTCGCTGAGAAACTTGGCTTCGATCATCTGAACACGGGAGCAACGTACCGTTCCGTTGCGGTTTATCTACACGAAAGAGGGTTCAGCCCTTTTTCTGCTGAAAAGGAGATCGAAAACGCGTTGAAGGATCTGAAGATAGACTATGTGAACGGAAGAGTTTACATCAACGGAGAGGATTACACCGAGAAGATTCAAAGCCCAGAGGCGGGGGTTCTCGCCTCGAATTTTGCCAGGCTCGAAGTTGTGAGAAGGCATCTGGTAAGAATCCAGCGAGAAATATGCGACGACAAGAACATCGTGGTCGAGGGAAGAGACATAGGAACGGTGGTGCTCCCAAACGCTCACCTGAAGATATTTCTCACGGCATCTCTTGAAGCTCGTGTGGAAAGGAAGTTGAAAGAGTACCAGAAAAGAGGTTTAAAAGTCACAAAAGAAGAGGTTGAAAGAGAACTCATCTCGAGGGATGAACAGGATTCCAAAAGGAACGTGGCCCCGTTGAAACCAGCGGAAGACGCCGTGATCATAGACACAACCAGTATGAGTGTGGAGGAAGTGCTCGACAGGATCCTAAAATTGGTCAGGGAGAGGATGAACACTTGA
- a CDS encoding anti-sigma factor antagonist: MNNLKLDIVEQDDKAIVRVQGEIDAYNSSELKEQLRSFISTTSKKKIVLDLSSVSYMDSAGLGTLVVILKDAKINGKEFILSSLKESILRIFKLTHLDKIFKITDTVEEA, from the coding sequence ATGAACAACCTCAAACTCGATATCGTTGAACAGGACGATAAAGCCATCGTGAGAGTTCAGGGAGAGATAGACGCTTACAACTCTTCGGAGTTGAAAGAACAGCTGAGAAGCTTCATCTCGACTACCAGCAAGAAGAAGATCGTCCTTGATCTATCGTCTGTCTCGTATATGGACAGCGCGGGCCTTGGAACACTCGTTGTGATCCTGAAAGATGCGAAAATCAACGGAAAGGAATTCATTCTCAGCTCTTTAAAGGAAAGCATACTGAGAATATTCAAGCTCACCCACCTCGACAAGATCTTCAAAATCACCGATACAGTGGAGGAGGCGTGA
- the aspS gene encoding aspartate--tRNA ligase — protein sequence MLRTHTCGELRATDEGKKVKLCGWVDRIRDLGGVRFIDLRDRYGETQIVCDVNSEAYSVVDELTRESVVLVEGIVRKRPEGTENPNIETGEIEVVAEKIEILSLADPLPFYPGEAPKEEMRLKYRYIDLRSERMKRNIILRYKVSKIIRDYFDELGFLEIETPFLTRSTPEGARDFLVPSRLRPGKFYALPQSPQLFKQILMISGFDRYFQIVRCFRDEDLRADRQPEFTQVDVEMSFVDVEDVLNVSERMISRVFRESLGVDLEVPFDRITYDEAMEKYGTDKPDRRFGMELRDFGYAFVNTEFKVVRNVLDEGGSVKGFIVPRFASEMSRKKGEELMARMKELGLGGLIWFKVEGGITSPHLKHLEKEFRKIAETENMNEEDVCLIAAHTDRNLLNEALGTLRLEIGKERFSHLARGFDVLWVVDFPYFEWSEEEERFVARHHPFTMPVLETLGDDYTKVRAKAYDLVINGYEVGGGSIRIHRRDIQEKIFKLLGLSEEEAQKKFGFFLEAFRYGVPPHGGIAFGLDRLVSIIAGESSIREVIAFPKTGNGVCLLTGAPAEVDERQLRELRIRIEEG from the coding sequence ATGCTGAGAACTCACACGTGTGGAGAATTGAGAGCAACAGACGAGGGAAAGAAAGTGAAACTGTGTGGATGGGTGGACAGGATCAGAGACCTCGGCGGTGTGAGATTCATCGACTTGAGAGACAGATACGGTGAAACTCAAATCGTGTGCGATGTGAACAGTGAAGCTTACAGCGTTGTGGACGAACTCACAAGAGAATCCGTCGTTCTGGTTGAGGGAATTGTGAGAAAAAGGCCGGAAGGAACGGAAAATCCGAACATCGAAACAGGAGAAATAGAGGTCGTTGCCGAAAAAATAGAGATCCTGTCTCTTGCCGATCCGCTTCCTTTTTATCCTGGTGAAGCACCAAAGGAAGAAATGAGACTCAAGTACAGATACATAGATCTTCGTTCCGAGAGAATGAAGAGAAATATCATTTTGAGATACAAAGTATCAAAAATCATCAGAGATTACTTCGATGAACTCGGTTTCCTTGAAATAGAAACTCCCTTTCTCACGAGAAGCACTCCGGAAGGAGCAAGGGATTTCCTCGTACCTTCGAGACTCAGGCCCGGAAAGTTCTACGCACTGCCTCAATCTCCTCAGCTTTTCAAACAGATCTTGATGATCTCCGGCTTCGATAGATACTTCCAGATAGTCAGATGCTTCAGGGACGAAGACCTTAGAGCAGACAGGCAACCGGAGTTCACCCAGGTTGACGTGGAGATGTCTTTTGTCGATGTAGAAGATGTGCTGAATGTGAGCGAAAGAATGATTTCAAGAGTGTTCAGAGAATCTTTGGGCGTCGATCTCGAAGTTCCTTTCGACAGAATCACGTACGACGAAGCGATGGAAAAGTATGGAACGGACAAACCAGACAGAAGATTCGGAATGGAACTTCGAGATTTTGGATACGCTTTTGTGAACACAGAATTCAAGGTGGTAAGGAACGTTCTCGATGAAGGAGGAAGCGTGAAAGGATTCATCGTTCCCAGATTCGCTTCGGAGATGAGCAGAAAGAAAGGCGAAGAACTAATGGCGAGAATGAAAGAACTCGGTCTCGGCGGTCTCATCTGGTTCAAAGTGGAAGGTGGAATCACATCGCCACACCTGAAACACCTTGAAAAAGAATTCAGAAAAATTGCAGAAACGGAAAACATGAACGAAGAAGACGTCTGTCTCATAGCGGCCCACACTGATAGAAACCTCCTCAACGAAGCCCTTGGAACGCTGAGGCTGGAAATCGGAAAAGAACGCTTCTCGCACCTTGCCAGAGGATTCGACGTACTCTGGGTAGTTGATTTTCCATACTTCGAGTGGAGCGAGGAAGAAGAGAGATTCGTCGCACGGCACCACCCCTTCACAATGCCCGTCCTGGAAACCTTGGGTGATGATTACACGAAAGTTCGAGCGAAAGCCTACGACCTGGTCATTAACGGCTACGAAGTCGGCGGAGGAAGTATCAGAATTCACAGAAGGGATATTCAGGAGAAAATCTTCAAACTTCTTGGGTTGAGCGAGGAGGAAGCACAGAAAAAATTTGGTTTCTTCCTTGAAGCGTTCAGGTACGGTGTTCCACCACACGGTGGGATAGCTTTCGGACTGGATCGATTGGTGAGCATCATAGCCGGTGAGAGTTCCATAAGAGAAGTGATCGCGTTTCCAAAGACAGGAAACGGTGTGTGTCTCTTGACAGGGGCTCCCGCTGAAGTTGATGAAAGACAACTCAGAGAACTCAGAATCAGAATAGAGGAGGGATAA
- a CDS encoding translation initiation factor eIF-2B produces MEVLRFLKELNTEGSQEVLEKLLKFLKVHSERFNPRKVSKEISIFCEEKPMAVLEKLAFFLENHSLRELEKFERAVGKSFIRTIEYAANLFKNKKILTLSNSKTLLEVFRKAKPPVIFVLESHPGGEGKVLVESLRKMHLHAEPVEDLLAYRTLRMVDVCLVGADYVDESGNVLNKVGTTTLAILSKESKKPFFVVADPFKFGSKKLKDTNLFEVVPSELITAIITDPEGGTLC; encoded by the coding sequence ATGGAAGTTTTGCGTTTTTTGAAAGAGCTGAACACAGAGGGATCCCAGGAAGTTCTGGAAAAGTTGTTAAAATTTCTCAAAGTACACTCTGAAAGGTTCAATCCCAGAAAAGTATCGAAGGAGATAAGTATTTTTTGTGAAGAGAAACCCATGGCCGTTCTCGAAAAACTGGCTTTTTTTCTGGAAAACCACTCCTTGAGAGAACTGGAGAAATTCGAAAGAGCTGTGGGGAAATCTTTCATACGAACGATAGAATACGCTGCGAATCTCTTCAAAAATAAAAAAATTCTCACACTGAGTAACAGCAAAACACTGCTGGAGGTGTTTCGAAAAGCCAAACCTCCTGTAATTTTTGTTCTCGAATCACACCCGGGCGGAGAAGGAAAAGTCCTGGTAGAATCTTTGAGGAAGATGCATCTTCACGCTGAACCTGTGGAAGATCTGCTGGCCTACAGGACTCTCAGGATGGTTGATGTCTGTCTGGTAGGAGCCGACTACGTGGACGAATCGGGAAATGTTTTAAACAAAGTGGGAACCACCACTCTTGCCATTCTGAGCAAAGAGTCGAAGAAGCCATTTTTCGTTGTAGCGGATCCTTTCAAATTCGGTTCAAAGAAGCTGAAAGATACAAACCTTTTCGAAGTGGTACCGTCTGAGTTGATAACGGCGATAATAACTGACCCTGAGGGAGGGACATTATGCTGA
- a CDS encoding DUF4912 domain-containing protein, whose product MKGEEILKWLDSNPSIQDLKRFAKSLGLRVKKAMKKKEVIKLIKEHMESTFSTTYSSSGVSKTVQKREEKDLNLPKTYDKNKLVLMPVNPYVVFAYWDFDQRTKELMKQKAREGKAVIRLYDVTFIMFNGTNAHRTFEHRLDELTLGAGNFYFNVPMPRADYISEIGYLDDEGKFVPLLRSNVTRTPAVSPSTSSRERWYDLKNKRRTVALSEGSLIKPVEKIRGVTSPGFPSGQGMMAHGIMWEIFRSGR is encoded by the coding sequence ATGAAAGGAGAAGAGATACTGAAGTGGCTCGACTCAAACCCGAGCATTCAGGATCTCAAGAGATTCGCCAAGAGTTTGGGTCTGAGAGTGAAAAAGGCCATGAAGAAGAAAGAGGTCATAAAGCTCATCAAGGAACATATGGAATCCACTTTTTCGACGACATATTCTTCCTCAGGTGTTTCAAAGACCGTTCAAAAGAGAGAAGAGAAGGATCTCAATCTTCCCAAAACCTACGATAAAAATAAGCTCGTTCTCATGCCGGTTAATCCGTATGTGGTTTTCGCTTATTGGGACTTCGATCAGAGAACAAAAGAACTGATGAAACAAAAAGCCAGAGAAGGAAAGGCAGTGATCAGACTCTACGATGTAACTTTCATCATGTTCAATGGGACCAACGCACACAGAACGTTCGAACACAGACTCGATGAACTCACGCTCGGCGCTGGGAACTTCTACTTCAACGTTCCTATGCCGAGGGCGGATTATATCTCGGAAATTGGATATCTCGATGATGAAGGAAAGTTTGTTCCGCTACTGAGGTCCAACGTCACCAGAACTCCCGCCGTTTCTCCTTCGACCTCTTCCAGGGAAAGATGGTACGACTTGAAAAATAAAAGGCGAACAGTGGCGCTGTCCGAGGGAAGCCTCATAAAGCCCGTGGAAAAAATAAGGGGTGTTACCTCACCCGGATTTCCTTCTGGACAGGGTATGATGGCCCATGGAATAATGTGGGAAATTTTCAGGAGCGGGAGGTAA
- a CDS encoding glycoside hydrolase family 57 protein → MRGKILIFLHAHLPYVHHPEYDHFLEERWLFEAITETYIPLLMMFDEIEDFRLTMSITPPLMEMLSSRDLQEKYERHMGKLIELADKEVERTKKEHPLKHKMAKFYREHFEKILNVFRSYDGNILEGFRKHQETGKLEIVTCNATHAFLPLYQMYPEVVNAQITVGVKNHEKHMKKHPRGIWLAECGYYQGLDLYLAQNNIEYFFVDSHAFWFADEQPRYGVYRPIMTPSGVFAFARDPESSEQVWSAAVGYPGDPRYREFYRDIGFDREMEYIKDYIDPSGVRINTGIKYHRITSKSLDASQKEYYDIDLAMEAVEEHARDFLHKKESQARRLMDIMGVEPVIVAPFDAELFGHWWFEGVFFLKRFFELVNGSKDLKLVTASEVIDTLEEVQIATPADSSWGAGGYYETWLNGTNDWIYRHLHEMIERMIDLSKKYYNSSDPLVERVLNQMLRELFLAQSSDWAFIMTTRTSVQYAENRTKIHIKRFLNLYDQLVSGRIDEEMLRYYEWTDAIFPEINFRVMARDVI, encoded by the coding sequence ATGAGAGGAAAAATACTGATATTTCTGCACGCACACCTTCCATACGTTCACCATCCTGAATACGATCATTTTTTAGAAGAAAGGTGGCTTTTTGAGGCTATAACAGAAACTTACATACCGCTTTTAATGATGTTCGATGAAATAGAGGATTTCAGGTTGACCATGTCGATCACTCCTCCACTGATGGAGATGCTCTCCTCCAGAGATCTTCAGGAGAAGTACGAAAGACACATGGGAAAACTGATCGAACTCGCAGACAAAGAAGTGGAGAGAACGAAAAAAGAACACCCGCTGAAACACAAGATGGCCAAATTTTACCGCGAACATTTCGAAAAAATTCTGAACGTGTTTCGCTCTTACGATGGAAACATTTTGGAAGGATTCAGAAAACATCAGGAGACCGGGAAGCTGGAGATAGTAACCTGCAACGCCACACACGCGTTTTTACCGCTCTATCAGATGTACCCAGAGGTGGTGAACGCTCAGATCACAGTTGGTGTGAAAAACCACGAAAAACACATGAAGAAACATCCGAGAGGTATCTGGCTTGCGGAATGCGGATACTATCAGGGGCTGGATCTTTACCTTGCCCAGAACAACATTGAGTATTTCTTTGTGGATTCTCATGCCTTCTGGTTTGCCGATGAGCAACCCAGATACGGCGTCTACAGACCCATCATGACGCCGAGTGGTGTCTTCGCCTTTGCGCGGGATCCGGAGTCGAGTGAACAGGTCTGGAGTGCAGCCGTTGGGTATCCTGGTGATCCAAGGTACAGAGAATTCTACAGAGATATAGGTTTCGACAGAGAAATGGAGTACATAAAAGATTACATAGACCCTTCTGGAGTCAGGATAAACACCGGAATAAAATACCACAGGATAACTTCGAAGAGCTTGGACGCTTCGCAGAAAGAATATTACGATATAGACCTGGCCATGGAAGCGGTGGAAGAGCACGCGAGGGACTTCCTCCACAAAAAGGAAAGTCAGGCAAGAAGACTTATGGATATAATGGGGGTCGAGCCTGTTATCGTAGCTCCCTTCGACGCTGAGCTCTTCGGTCACTGGTGGTTCGAGGGTGTGTTCTTCTTGAAGAGATTTTTCGAGCTGGTGAATGGATCGAAAGATCTGAAACTTGTCACCGCATCCGAAGTTATAGACACTCTCGAAGAAGTTCAGATCGCCACACCCGCCGACTCAAGCTGGGGTGCTGGAGGATACTACGAAACATGGCTAAACGGAACGAACGACTGGATCTACAGACATCTTCACGAGATGATCGAGAGAATGATAGATCTTTCCAAAAAATATTACAACAGTTCCGATCCTCTCGTGGAAAGAGTTCTGAATCAGATGTTGAGAGAGCTCTTTCTCGCACAATCGAGTGATTGGGCTTTCATCATGACCACAAGAACGAGTGTTCAATACGCGGAAAACAGGACGAAGATTCACATAAAGAGGTTTCTGAATCTCTACGATCAACTCGTTTCTGGAAGAATAGACGAAGAGATGCTAAGATACTATGAGTGGACGGATGCCATCTTTCCAGAGATAAACTTCAGAGTGATGGCGAGGGACGTGATTTGA